One region of Chryseobacterium sp. SORGH_AS_0447 genomic DNA includes:
- a CDS encoding AbiH family protein — protein MNRLIIIGNGFDLAHSLPTSYSSFINFIWRNFHNLDKIPMIKNLFTLENPMFDIYTGLKMQFNDYNDFCNQVKNKFNTANYTYRETFHGSKSFQIIEINPYDPDDTTYQVYFDYKNQFFELITVQNADNWVDIENTYYQVLISMLKGESKYKYIGNIKKLNNEFEEIRKLLEFYLTGAVQNFYDFENQPSNYSEIVNLFEYKYKALHEIDNIDNPYFFEFPPDCRKKLIEFDSLFSVKSQKSSILYENLFLNFNYTPTIFSYLSILNNMPSLRYGISTQLQIHGKLGDENNSINFGFGDEMDDNYKILEKANDNNYLENIKSFMYLNNSNYKKLLNWIESNEYQVFIMGHSCGLSDRTLLNTVFEHNNCKSIKIFYHKKENGQDNFKDLSQNISRHFNKKALMRSKVVDKSNSIPLPQNIRFNKIDPSPN, from the coding sequence GTGAATAGACTCATAATTATAGGGAATGGCTTCGATTTAGCTCATTCTCTACCAACCTCATACAGTTCCTTTATAAATTTTATTTGGAGAAATTTTCATAATTTAGATAAAATTCCAATGATTAAAAATTTATTTACATTGGAAAATCCTATGTTTGATATTTACACAGGATTGAAAATGCAGTTCAATGATTATAATGATTTCTGTAATCAAGTTAAAAATAAATTTAACACAGCAAATTATACTTATAGAGAAACATTCCACGGAAGTAAATCTTTTCAAATTATTGAAATTAATCCCTACGACCCTGATGATACAACTTATCAAGTATATTTTGACTATAAAAATCAATTTTTTGAATTAATTACGGTGCAGAATGCTGATAATTGGGTAGATATTGAGAATACATACTATCAGGTTCTAATTTCAATGCTCAAAGGCGAAAGTAAGTATAAGTATATTGGGAATATTAAAAAGCTTAATAATGAATTTGAAGAAATAAGAAAACTTCTTGAATTTTATTTAACCGGAGCTGTACAAAATTTTTATGATTTCGAAAACCAACCTTCTAACTATTCTGAAATTGTCAATTTGTTTGAATATAAATATAAAGCTCTTCATGAAATTGATAACATAGATAATCCATATTTTTTTGAATTTCCACCTGATTGTAGAAAAAAACTCATTGAGTTCGATTCCCTGTTTAGTGTAAAGTCTCAAAAATCATCTATTCTTTACGAAAATTTATTTTTAAATTTTAATTATACACCAACAATTTTTTCCTACCTATCAATACTTAATAATATGCCAAGTTTAAGATATGGTATTTCAACACAATTGCAGATACATGGTAAACTAGGCGATGAAAATAATTCAATAAACTTTGGTTTTGGAGATGAAATGGACGATAACTATAAAATTTTAGAAAAGGCGAATGATAATAATTATTTGGAAAACATTAAATCTTTTATGTACCTAAATAATTCTAACTATAAAAAACTGTTAAATTGGATTGAAAGTAATGAATATCAAGTATTCATTATGGGACATTCTTGCGGTTTATCAGATCGAACACTTTTAAATACAGTTTTTGAACATAATAACTGCAAATCAATTAAAATATTTTACCATAAAAAAGAAAATGGTCAAGATAACTTTAAAGATTTATCTCAAAACATATCTAGACATTTTAATAAAAAAGCTTTAATGAGATCGAAAGTGGTGGATAAAAGCAACTCAATACCACTACCACAAAATATAAGATTTAATAAAATAGATCCATCTCCTAATTAA
- a CDS encoding LexA family transcriptional regulator, translating to MSIFADNIRFLRGKKGLSQQSFADEILIISRDRYSKYENGRSEAPYEVLIKISKYFNVSIDLLLTVDIRKYPLEDVLKLPDNRIVLPVVVDKLGNNSIEIVPQKASMGYLSGYSDPEYIESLQRISLPFLTNGKHRAFPAKGDSMPPFKDGSFIIGKYIENMEELKPNKSYVFVTLNDGISYKRFKSRNEKSVTVTSDNSFYHPYDIPLREIVEIWQYASGIFPEDFEPDNFENYNLKDMFLELRSDIKKLDDKVSKF from the coding sequence ATGTCAATTTTTGCAGATAACATAAGGTTTTTGAGAGGTAAGAAAGGATTATCTCAACAGAGTTTTGCCGATGAAATTCTTATCATCAGTCGGGACCGTTATTCTAAATATGAAAACGGTCGTTCAGAAGCACCGTATGAAGTTTTAATCAAAATTTCAAAGTATTTCAATGTAAGTATCGATTTACTTCTTACCGTCGATATCAGAAAATATCCATTAGAAGATGTTTTGAAACTCCCTGATAATAGGATTGTTTTGCCCGTTGTGGTTGATAAATTAGGAAACAACAGTATTGAAATTGTTCCTCAGAAGGCATCTATGGGATATTTGTCTGGTTATAGTGATCCAGAATATATTGAAAGTTTACAAAGGATTTCATTACCCTTTCTCACTAATGGAAAACACCGGGCATTTCCGGCAAAAGGAGATTCAATGCCTCCTTTTAAAGACGGTTCTTTTATTATTGGAAAGTATATTGAAAATATGGAGGAATTGAAACCAAACAAGAGTTATGTTTTTGTAACGCTTAATGATGGTATCTCTTATAAAAGATTTAAAAGTAGAAATGAAAAATCTGTAACGGTGACTTCTGACAATTCATTTTATCACCCTTATGATATTCCTTTGAGAGAAATTGTTGAAATTTGGCAGTATGCATCAGGTATATTTCCAGAGGATTTTGAACCGGATAATTTCGAAAATTATAATTTGAAGGATATGTTTTTAGAATTGAGAAGTGACATTAAAAAATTAGATGATAAAGTTTCTAAATTTTAA
- the dinB gene encoding DNA polymerase IV, which yields MNRSIVHMDMDTFFVSCERLNNSQLHGIPLIIGGGDRGVVASCSYEARKFGVRSAMPIRMALRLCPDAKVIRGDYEMYSNLSHTVTEIIQQKVPVMEKASIDEFYLDLSGMDKFFGCYQWTKEIASAVTKETGLPISFALSTNKTVSKIGTGEAKPVGRLEIQETEIKPFLNPLSIKKIPMVGDKTFQLLSRIGIRTIHTLSEMPVLVLQQMIGVNGKELWKKANGIDENPVVPYSERRSISTEATFTNDTMDIIELKRLISGMVEKLAYQLRQEKWLTSTVTVKIRYANFDTETKQCKVPYTSADHTLSRVALELFNKVYTRRMRLRLIGIRFTGLVHGNHQMNLFEDTEEQMSLYQTMDYLKNRFGIDAVGRASGFDLENKR from the coding sequence GTGAATCGAAGTATTGTACATATGGACATGGATACTTTTTTTGTATCCTGCGAGAGGCTTAACAACTCTCAACTTCACGGTATTCCTCTAATTATCGGAGGTGGAGACCGTGGAGTTGTTGCATCCTGTTCCTATGAAGCAAGGAAATTTGGTGTGCGTTCAGCCATGCCAATAAGGATGGCACTTCGACTATGTCCGGATGCAAAGGTAATTCGTGGTGATTATGAAATGTATTCTAACTTATCCCATACCGTAACAGAAATTATCCAACAGAAAGTTCCAGTGATGGAAAAGGCAAGTATAGATGAATTTTATCTGGATCTGTCAGGAATGGATAAGTTTTTCGGATGTTATCAGTGGACAAAAGAAATTGCATCGGCTGTCACTAAAGAAACCGGACTTCCAATAAGTTTTGCTTTATCGACCAATAAAACAGTTTCAAAGATAGGTACAGGCGAAGCAAAACCGGTTGGAAGATTAGAAATTCAAGAAACGGAAATAAAACCTTTTCTAAATCCATTATCCATTAAGAAGATTCCAATGGTTGGCGATAAAACATTTCAGTTATTGTCAAGGATTGGAATTCGTACTATTCATACATTATCTGAAATGCCGGTACTGGTTCTTCAACAAATGATTGGTGTAAACGGGAAAGAACTTTGGAAGAAGGCGAACGGTATTGATGAAAATCCCGTTGTACCTTATTCCGAAAGAAGATCAATCTCAACAGAGGCCACATTTACTAATGATACAATGGATATTATCGAATTAAAAAGACTCATATCCGGGATGGTCGAAAAATTAGCCTATCAATTAAGACAGGAAAAATGGCTGACTTCAACAGTAACAGTTAAAATACGGTATGCCAATTTCGATACTGAAACTAAACAGTGCAAAGTACCTTATACATCCGCTGATCATACTTTGTCAAGAGTTGCCCTTGAACTTTTCAATAAGGTTTACACTAGAAGAATGAGACTTAGATTGATAGGAATCAGATTTACAGGACTTGTGCATGGTAATCATCAAATGAATTTGTTTGAAGATACCGAAGAGCAAATGAGTTTATATCAAACAATGGATTATCTAAAAAACCGATTCGGAATTGATGCGGTTGGTCGTGCTTCGGGTTTTGATTTGGAAAATAAACGCTAA
- a CDS encoding ATP-binding protein, with translation MKVKLDQAVKMFFGSSSLEMVYFEAISNALDAEANEININISIDAINRAETLNISISDNGLGFDDWRYKKFSNLFDVEESSHKGLGRLVYLCYFEKVLVQSIFEKNKQRVFTFSEGFDEKDFKINNVENSNSGTVLFMQNCLLQKVATYDFLLPKNLKSKILDEFYSRLFQLKIIGKSIFININTKIGDKEYNDILSTDDIPKMDLVEIDSSLNLYDKFQLYYSIQEVEPNDTSLTSAISVDNRTVKVDIIAEENIPTSYKMVFLLLSDFFTGKVDASRQNLTLTKVELREIQKVFRKEATRLIEERIPRVKKTNTAIRESLVNRYPHLNGYFDVDNIGYLKRNDILKDAQEEFFKAQKELLDAHSLTDEQFKKSLEISDRALTEYILFRQLTIEKLRDSTKEDSESYLHKIIATKGKDGKFLKENLINDIYKNNSWLLDDKYMTYEVTLSDREMSELVTYLVEGEEVLRDIDRPDFAFIFSNNPNEDKPFDVVIVELKKRGVDQYENQKTINQLETRARNLMKYYNNKVQRIWYYGIIEFNDEIELALSGTFTELYSSGKLYYKETEVAISLRPKVTIPIGIFMWDIDAVVRDADARNSTFLNFIKSKFSTQ, from the coding sequence ATGAAAGTAAAATTAGATCAAGCGGTTAAAATGTTTTTTGGTAGTTCATCTTTGGAAATGGTTTATTTCGAGGCTATCAGTAATGCATTAGATGCAGAAGCAAATGAAATCAATATAAATATTTCTATTGATGCTATCAACAGGGCTGAAACGTTGAATATTAGTATTTCAGATAATGGTCTGGGCTTTGACGATTGGCGTTACAAAAAATTTTCAAATTTATTTGATGTTGAAGAAAGTTCTCATAAAGGATTAGGAAGATTAGTTTATCTATGCTATTTTGAAAAGGTTTTAGTTCAAAGCATTTTTGAAAAAAATAAACAACGAGTATTTACATTCTCAGAAGGTTTTGATGAAAAAGATTTTAAAATAAATAATGTTGAAAATTCAAATTCCGGAACAGTTTTATTTATGCAAAATTGCTTACTCCAAAAAGTTGCAACATATGACTTTCTTCTTCCTAAAAATCTGAAATCAAAAATTTTAGATGAATTTTATTCTAGACTTTTCCAGTTAAAAATAATTGGAAAAAGTATTTTCATAAATATTAATACGAAAATTGGTGATAAAGAATATAACGATATACTTTCAACTGATGATATTCCAAAAATGGATTTAGTGGAAATTGATTCATCTTTGAATCTTTACGATAAATTTCAACTATATTATTCAATTCAAGAAGTTGAACCGAATGACACGTCACTTACATCTGCAATATCAGTTGATAACAGAACTGTCAAAGTTGACATTATTGCCGAAGAAAATATACCTACAAGTTATAAAATGGTATTTCTACTACTCTCAGATTTTTTCACAGGAAAAGTAGATGCTTCAAGACAAAACTTGACTTTAACTAAAGTAGAATTACGTGAAATTCAAAAAGTATTTAGAAAGGAAGCTACAAGATTAATCGAGGAAAGAATACCAAGAGTAAAGAAAACAAATACCGCCATTCGAGAAAGCTTGGTTAACCGATATCCTCATTTAAATGGATATTTTGATGTTGATAATATTGGATATTTAAAAAGAAATGACATATTAAAAGATGCTCAAGAAGAGTTTTTTAAAGCTCAAAAAGAACTATTGGATGCTCACTCATTAACAGATGAACAGTTCAAGAAATCTTTAGAAATTTCAGATAGAGCATTAACTGAATATATTTTATTTCGACAATTAACAATAGAAAAACTTAGAGATTCCACTAAAGAAGATTCTGAATCTTACCTTCATAAAATAATTGCGACAAAAGGTAAAGATGGAAAGTTTCTTAAAGAGAATTTAATAAATGATATTTATAAAAATAATTCTTGGTTATTGGACGATAAATATATGACCTATGAAGTCACTTTAAGTGATAGAGAAATGTCTGAATTAGTAACTTATCTGGTGGAAGGTGAAGAGGTATTGAGGGATATTGACCGACCAGATTTCGCTTTCATTTTCTCAAATAATCCTAATGAAGATAAACCCTTTGACGTTGTAATTGTAGAATTGAAAAAACGTGGTGTTGATCAGTATGAGAACCAAAAAACCATAAATCAGTTAGAAACTCGTGCAAGAAACTTAATGAAATACTACAATAATAAAGTGCAACGTATTTGGTACTATGGAATTATTGAATTTAATGATGAAATTGAGCTTGCACTATCCGGAACATTTACAGAATTGTATTCAAGTGGTAAACTATATTATAAAGAAACTGAAGTTGCCATCTCATTAAGACCTAAAGTCACAATACCGATAGGTATTTTTATGTGGGATATAGATGCAGTTGTAAGAGATGCAGATGCAAGAAATAGTACTTTTCTTAACTTTATTAAAAGTAAGTTTTCAACACAGTAG
- a CDS encoding DNA polymerase III subunit alpha, whose amino-acid sequence MFLNCHSYHSLRYGTLSIEELVKQADELEIKQLVLTDINTVTGIYDFKKGCEAVGIKPIVGMEVRKDGKLLYITISKEFSGIGEVNKMITEYNCKNKELSEVAPEFRNVFVIYPMSNIPPILKEDEFIGVRIDELNFLIRPEYKKHISKMVVLHSVTFGTDEEYELHKILRAIDNNTLLSKLTKKEICRQSEYFISEKELLKIFERYPEIISNTKNILDACRFEFNFKQVKNKKFYTKSKEEDLKLLSRLAYSGLEKRYGLNHEIAKKRIEKELKVIDELNFCSYFLITWDIICYSNSMGFMHVGRGSGANSIVSYCLGITDICPLELDLYFERFLNLNRKTPPDFDIDWSWQNRDTILEYIFDRYGRDHVAFCGTNVEFKYKSIFREVGKVFGLPKEELDDLATKPMKIHDRNSVVQMVQKYGRLLEKYPNQRSMHSCGILISEEPITHYTALEMPPKGFPIVQFDMNVAEDIGLEKFDILSQRGLGTINDTVNLIKKTRGIKVDIRDTALSKDEVKCNEYLAIGRTIGCFYIESPAMRGLLRRLKCDNYRTLVAASSIIRPGVAQSGMMREYIFRHNNPDKFEYFHSVFEENLNETYGIMVYQEDVIKIAQYFGGLSLADGDILRRAMSGKGRSLKKLQQVKDNFFNSCKRKGHSEQLTTEAFRQIESFAGYSFCKAHSASYAVESYQSLYLKVYYPLEFMVSVINNQGGFYRTEVYIHEAKMSGGNIQVPCVNLSDFQTTLKGTDIYLGLMLLEGLETKVAHDIVKEREINGDYKSLEDFIRRINIGIETIQILIFIGAFRFTCKPKNELLVEARLLLINFKPENRGLMLIEEPVQEFKLPQLKRENFEDAFDEIELIGFPVSCSPFDLLKTKYRGSVFVKDLLKFHKRQVKMLAYLISRKHVPTKKGTMYFGTWIDINGDYFDTAHFPNSLKEYDFQGGGCYLLLGTVEVDFYFPTITIHKMAKMPMIPDPRYSYDREKQYDIHRQIKEDVSMTFRKPYPQEHEIGLPRNNYFR is encoded by the coding sequence ATGTTTTTGAATTGTCATTCCTACCATAGTCTACGTTACGGTACTTTATCAATCGAAGAATTGGTAAAACAGGCAGATGAATTAGAGATCAAACAATTGGTATTAACCGATATTAATACGGTTACCGGAATTTATGATTTCAAGAAAGGATGTGAAGCAGTAGGAATTAAACCTATTGTAGGAATGGAAGTAAGAAAAGATGGTAAACTTCTTTATATAACCATCTCAAAAGAGTTTTCAGGCATCGGTGAAGTGAATAAAATGATCACAGAGTATAATTGTAAAAATAAAGAACTTTCAGAGGTTGCGCCGGAATTTAGAAATGTTTTTGTGATCTATCCTATGAGTAATATTCCACCTATATTGAAGGAAGATGAATTTATAGGTGTACGGATCGATGAATTGAATTTTTTAATCAGACCTGAATATAAAAAACATATTTCTAAAATGGTGGTTCTTCATTCTGTAACTTTCGGGACTGATGAAGAATATGAATTACATAAAATTTTACGGGCAATTGATAATAATACATTACTTTCAAAATTAACAAAGAAAGAAATTTGTAGGCAATCTGAATATTTTATTTCTGAAAAAGAACTTCTTAAAATCTTTGAAAGATATCCTGAGATTATCAGCAATACGAAAAACATTCTTGATGCATGCCGTTTTGAGTTTAATTTTAAACAAGTTAAAAATAAAAAGTTTTATACCAAATCTAAAGAAGAAGATTTGAAACTTCTCAGCCGATTAGCATATTCGGGTCTGGAAAAAAGATATGGATTAAATCATGAGATCGCAAAGAAAAGAATTGAAAAGGAATTAAAAGTAATAGATGAACTTAATTTCTGTTCTTACTTTTTAATTACGTGGGATATCATCTGTTACAGTAATAGTATGGGATTTATGCATGTGGGTAGAGGAAGTGGTGCGAATTCTATTGTAAGTTACTGTTTAGGAATTACTGACATTTGTCCTTTGGAACTGGATCTTTATTTTGAGAGATTTCTCAATCTTAACCGAAAAACACCACCGGATTTTGATATCGATTGGTCTTGGCAGAACAGGGATACAATATTGGAATATATTTTTGATCGATATGGAAGAGATCATGTTGCATTTTGTGGAACTAATGTTGAGTTTAAATACAAATCAATTTTTAGAGAAGTAGGAAAAGTATTCGGTTTGCCCAAGGAAGAATTGGATGACCTGGCTACAAAACCGATGAAAATTCATGACCGAAATTCGGTTGTGCAAATGGTTCAGAAATATGGTAGATTATTAGAAAAGTACCCTAATCAAAGGAGTATGCATTCCTGTGGGATCTTAATCTCCGAAGAACCAATTACCCATTATACAGCACTTGAAATGCCACCGAAAGGATTCCCGATTGTTCAGTTTGATATGAATGTGGCAGAAGATATCGGACTTGAAAAATTTGACATTCTTTCCCAAAGAGGTTTAGGAACTATTAATGATACCGTTAATCTCATTAAAAAAACAAGAGGAATTAAGGTTGATATTCGTGATACAGCATTGTCAAAAGATGAAGTAAAGTGCAATGAGTATTTAGCAATAGGAAGAACGATCGGCTGTTTTTATATTGAATCTCCAGCAATGCGCGGATTGTTAAGACGATTGAAATGTGATAATTACCGTACGCTTGTTGCTGCTTCATCCATTATCAGACCGGGAGTTGCCCAAAGCGGAATGATGAGAGAATACATTTTCAGACACAACAATCCGGATAAATTTGAATATTTCCATTCCGTATTCGAGGAAAATTTAAATGAGACTTACGGGATTATGGTTTACCAAGAGGATGTAATTAAGATTGCACAGTATTTTGGGGGATTATCATTAGCTGATGGTGATATCTTGAGACGGGCAATGAGTGGAAAGGGAAGATCACTAAAAAAACTTCAACAGGTGAAAGATAATTTTTTCAATTCCTGTAAGAGAAAAGGACATTCGGAACAATTAACTACCGAAGCGTTCAGACAGATCGAGTCTTTTGCCGGATATTCTTTCTGTAAAGCCCATTCAGCATCTTATGCTGTAGAAAGTTATCAAAGTCTTTATTTAAAAGTATATTATCCTTTAGAATTTATGGTTTCGGTGATTAATAATCAAGGCGGTTTTTACCGTACCGAAGTTTATATTCATGAGGCGAAAATGTCAGGAGGAAATATTCAGGTTCCATGTGTTAATTTAAGTGACTTTCAAACAACATTAAAAGGAACAGATATCTATTTGGGATTGATGTTATTAGAAGGATTGGAAACAAAAGTAGCACATGATATTGTAAAGGAACGTGAAATTAACGGAGATTATAAATCATTAGAAGACTTTATAAGACGAATTAATATTGGGATTGAAACGATACAGATTCTAATTTTTATTGGAGCATTCCGGTTTACTTGTAAACCAAAAAATGAATTGCTTGTTGAAGCAAGATTACTATTAATAAATTTTAAACCTGAGAATAGAGGGTTAATGTTAATTGAAGAACCTGTTCAGGAATTTAAACTTCCACAACTTAAAAGAGAAAATTTCGAGGATGCATTTGATGAAATTGAGTTAATTGGATTTCCGGTTTCATGTAGTCCTTTTGATTTATTAAAGACCAAATACAGAGGATCAGTATTTGTAAAAGACTTGTTGAAATTTCATAAAAGACAGGTAAAGATGTTAGCATATCTTATTTCCAGAAAACACGTTCCCACTAAAAAAGGAACGATGTATTTTGGGACTTGGATCGATATCAACGGTGATTATTTTGATACCGCACATTTTCCCAATAGTTTAAAGGAATATGATTTTCAGGGAGGTGGTTGTTATTTATTACTCGGGACGGTTGAAGTTGATTTTTACTTTCCTACCATTACTATTCATAAAATGGCAAAGATGCCGATGATCCCCGATCCCCGGTATTCTTATGATAGAGAAAAACAATATGATATTCACCGTCAAATTAAAGAGGATGTGAGTATGACTTTTAGGAAACCGTATCCTCAGGAACATGAAATTGGACTACCAAGGAATAATTACTTTAGATAA